A stretch of the Pan troglodytes isolate AG18354 chromosome 20, NHGRI_mPanTro3-v2.0_pri, whole genome shotgun sequence genome encodes the following:
- the CIMAP1D gene encoding protein CIMAP1D isoform X2 translates to MGTLSCDPTPRLATAPLGRRVTEGQIPESGLRKSCRTATLENGSGPGLYVLPSTVGFINHDCTRVASPAYSLVRRPSEAPPQDTSPGPIYFLDPKVTRFGRSCTPAYSMQGRAKSQGPEVTPGPGAYSPEKVPPVCHRTPPAFTLGCRLPLKPLDTSAPAPNAYTMPPLWGSQIFTKPSSPSYTVVGRTPPARPPQDPAEIPGPGQYDSPDANTYRQRLPAFTMLGRPRAPRPLEETPGPGAHCPEQVTVNKARAPAFSMGIRHSKRASTMAATTPSRPAGHRLPGRCC, encoded by the exons ATGGGAACCCTCAGCTGCGACCCCACCCCACGGCTGGCCACAGCCCCCCTTGGCCGGCGAGTGACGGAGGGCCAGATTCCGGAGAGCGGCCTGAGGAAGTCCTGTAGGACGGCCACCCTGGAGAACG GCTCGGGGCCAGGCTTGTACGTCCTGCCGTCCACCGTGGGCTTCATCAACCACGACTGCACCAGGGTGGCCAGTCCTGCCTACTCGCTCGTCCGGAGGCCCAGTGAGG CACCACCTCAGGACACCAGCCCGGGCCCCATCTACTTCTTGGACCCCAAAGTCACACGCTTTGGCCGCAGCTGCACCCCTGCCTACTCCATGCAGGGCCGGGCCAAGTCTCAGG GTCCGGAGGTGACGCCAGGCCCTGGGGCCTACAGCCCAGAGAAGGTGCCCCCTGTGTGCCATCGGACACCGCCGGCTTTCACCCTGGGCTGCCGCCTCCCCCTGAAGCCCCTGGacacctcagcccctgcccctaATGCCTACACCATGCCCCCTCTGTGGGGCTCACAGATCTTCACCAAGCCCAGCAGCCCCAGCTACACGGTGGTGGGCCGCACACCCCCCGCCCGCCCCCCGCAGGATCCTGCTGAGATACCAGGCCCGGGCCAGTACGACAGCCCGGACGCAAACACCTACCGCCAGCGCCTGCCTGCCTTCACCATGCTGGGGCGGCCCCGGGCCCCGCGACCCCTGGAGGAGACCCCCGGCCCTGGCGCCCACTGCCCAGAGCAGGTCACCGTGAACAAAGCCAGGGCTCCAGCGTTCTCTATGGGCATCCGCCACTCGAAACGGGCCAGCACCatggccgccaccacgccctccCGGCCTGCGGGGCACAGGCTGCCCGGCCGCTGCTGCTAG
- the CIMAP1D gene encoding protein CIMAP1D isoform X1, which yields MQGRAKSQGPEVTPGPGAYSPEKVPPVCHRTPPAFTLGCRLPLKPLDTSAPAPNAYTMPPLWGSQIFTKPSSPSYTVVGRTPPARPPQDPAEIPGPGQYDSPDANTYRQRLPAFTMLGRPRAPRPLEETPGPGAHCPEQVTVNKARAPAFSMGIRHSKRASTMAATTPSRPAGHRLPGRCC from the exons ATGCAGGGCCGGGCCAAGTCTCAGG GTCCGGAGGTGACGCCAGGCCCTGGGGCCTACAGCCCAGAGAAGGTGCCCCCTGTGTGCCATCGGACACCGCCGGCTTTCACCCTGGGCTGCCGCCTCCCCCTGAAGCCCCTGGacacctcagcccctgcccctaATGCCTACACCATGCCCCCTCTGTGGGGCTCACAGATCTTCACCAAGCCCAGCAGCCCCAGCTACACGGTGGTGGGCCGCACACCCCCCGCCCGCCCCCCGCAGGATCCTGCTGAGATACCAGGCCCGGGCCAGTACGACAGCCCGGACGCAAACACCTACCGCCAGCGCCTGCCTGCCTTCACCATGCTGGGGCGGCCCCGGGCCCCGCGACCCCTGGAGGAGACCCCCGGCCCTGGCGCCCACTGCCCAGAGCAGGTCACCGTGAACAAAGCCAGGGCTCCAGCGTTCTCTATGGGCATCCGCCACTCGAAACGGGCCAGCACCatggccgccaccacgccctccCGGCCTGCGGGGCACAGGCTGCCCGGCCGCTGCTGCTAG